One window from the genome of Ailuropoda melanoleuca isolate Jingjing chromosome 5, ASM200744v2, whole genome shotgun sequence encodes:
- the POLR3D gene encoding DNA-directed RNA polymerase III subunit RPC4, which translates to MSQGNAAGEPSAPGGPRPLLSGGRGLIGRRPAPPLTPGRLPSIRSRDLTLGGVKKKTFTPNIISRKIKEEPKEEVTIKKEKRDRDRDRQREGHGRGRGRPEVIQSHSIFEQGPAEMMKKKGSWDKTVDVSDMGPSHIINIKKEKRETDEETKQILRMLEKDDFIDDPGLRNDTRNMPVQLPLAHSGWLFKEENEEPDVKPWLAGPKEEDMEVEVPVVKVKEEPRDEEEEAKMKAPPRTARKTPGLPKDVSVAELLRELSLTQEEELLFLQLPDTLPGQPPTQDIKPIKTEVQSEDGQMVVIKQEKDREARLAENACTLADLTEGQVGKLLIRKSGKVQLLLGKVTLDVTMGTACSFLQELVSVGLGDSRTGEMTVLGHIKHKLVCSPDFESLLDHKHR; encoded by the exons ATGTCTCAAGGAAATGCCGCGGGCGAGCCGAGTGCTCCGGGAGgtccccgccccctcctctctgggGGACGGGGGCTTATCGGGCGGCGGCCGGCGCCTCCACTCACTCCAGGTCGCCTTCCCTCCATCCGCTCCAGGGACCTCACCCTCGGAGGAGTCAAGAAG AAAACCTTCACCCCAAATATCATCAGTCGGAAAATCAAGGAAGA GCCCAAGGAAGAAGTAACCATCAAGAAGGAGAAGCGTGACAGGGATAGAGACCGACAGCGAGAGGGGCATGGACGGGGCCGGGGCCGCCCAGAAGTGATCCAGTCCCACTCCATCTTTGAGCAGGGTCCAGctgaaatgatgaagaaaaagg GGAGCTGGGATAAGACAGTGGATGTGTCAGACATGGGGCCCTCTCATATCATCaacatcaaaaaagagaagagggagacagatgaagaaacgaaACAGATCCTGCGCATGCTGGAGAAGGATGAT TTCATCGATGACCCTGGGCTGAGGAATGACACTCGAAACATGCCTGTGCAGCTGCCGCTGGCTCACTCAGGGTGGCTTTTtaaggaagagaatgaagagcCAGATGTTAAACCTTGGCTGGCTGGCCCCAAGGAAGAGGACATGGAGGTGGAGGTACCTGTTGTGAAAG TGAAAGAGGAGCCCcgagatgaggaggaggaggccaaGATGAAGGCTCCTCCCAGGACAGCCAGAAAGACCCCGGGCCTCCCAAAGGACGTGTCTGTGGCAGAGCTGCTCAGGGAGCTGAGCCTCACCCAGGAAGAAGAGCTGCTGTTCCTTCAGCTGCCAGACACGCTCCCTGGCCAGCCGCCTACTCAGGACATCAAGCCTATCAAGACAGAGGTGCAGAGCGAGGATGGACAGATGGTGGttataaagcaggaaaaagaccGG GAAGCCAGGCTGGCAGAGAATGCTTGCACCCTGGCTGACCTGACAGAGGGTCAGGTTGGCAAGCTGCTCATCCGCAAGTCAGGAAAGGTGCAGCTCCTCCTGGGCAAGGTGACTCTGGATGTAACGATGGGAACTGCCTGCTCCTTTCTGCAG GAGCTGGTGTCCGTGGGCCTTGGAGACAGTAGGACCGGTGAGATGACGGTCCTGGGACACATAAAGCACAAACTTGTATGTTCCCCCGATTTCGAGTCCCTTTTGGATCACAAACACCGGTAA